Part of the Aestuariirhabdus haliotis genome is shown below.
TCTCGGTGTTGAAGCCCTTGTCCAGGTCTCGACATGAACGGCGAGCTTCGCCTTGATAAAAACCATTTTTAGGATCCGCAGAGATCTATCTGAATGAATCAGAGGTGCCTTAAGGGGTAATTGGGGGCTGTCAGCTAGATCTGTCGGCCTGCCCCCATCCTGTTTTCTGTTTAACAAGGTGCCGCCATGGATTCGGTAGTACCCGGAAAGAATCGCTTTACTGAGCTTCGAGTTGAGGCCAGTTCGGTCATGTTGGCCTGGTATTTTGGTTTCTTTACTCCAATTCTATTGCTTTGGCTGATCGCACCCTTATTGCTCATTGTTAAAGCCCTTGGTCTGTTATTACTGGTTTTCCATGCGCTCTGGTGGTTGTCTCGACATTACTTGCTGTGCGGTCCAGTAGCGATCCGAGCGTTGGGCCATGATGGTGAACAGTGGTGGGTGGAGGCCGGCGATCGGGTAGAGGCAGCGGTGCTGGACAAAGATGTTTGGGTGTCCCCCCTGCTGATTTTGATGCGCTTGAGGGGAGAGGAGAGCGGTCGCCTTTATCGTCTGGTATTGTTTTGCGATGGAGCAGATGCCGAATCCCTGAGGCGTTTGCGGCTCCGGTTGCGCTGGTTGCCCGTGTCTCTTAAACCTGTTTCAGAGTAATCAC
Proteins encoded:
- a CDS encoding protein YgfX, with translation MDSVVPGKNRFTELRVEASSVMLAWYFGFFTPILLLWLIAPLLLIVKALGLLLLVFHALWWLSRHYLLCGPVAIRALGHDGEQWWVEAGDRVEAAVLDKDVWVSPLLILMRLRGEESGRLYRLVLFCDGADAESLRRLRLRLRWLPVSLKPVSE